A region of Kribbella sp. NBC_01245 DNA encodes the following proteins:
- a CDS encoding L-threonylcarbamoyladenylate synthase yields MARYFDVHPENPQKRAIGQVVDLIRSGGLIAYPTDSCFALGCQLGNAEGLERIRQIRRLDDRHHFTLVCQDFAQLGQFVHINNTVFRAVKAATPGSYTFILPATKEVPRRLMHPKKKTVGVRIPDHVVTQALLAELGEPLLSTTLLLPDEEEPMTQGWEIKEALDHAVDAVIDSGDCGTDPTTVIDFSEDVPEVVRIGAGDPTPFE; encoded by the coding sequence ATGGCCAGGTATTTCGACGTGCATCCGGAGAACCCGCAGAAGCGTGCGATCGGGCAGGTGGTGGACCTGATCCGGTCCGGCGGGCTGATCGCCTACCCGACGGACTCCTGTTTCGCCCTCGGCTGTCAGCTGGGTAATGCGGAAGGGCTCGAGCGGATCCGGCAGATCCGCCGGCTCGATGACCGGCATCACTTCACGCTGGTCTGCCAGGACTTCGCTCAGCTCGGGCAGTTCGTGCACATCAACAACACGGTCTTCCGTGCGGTGAAGGCGGCTACTCCCGGGAGCTACACGTTCATCCTCCCGGCGACGAAGGAAGTCCCGCGCCGGCTCATGCACCCGAAGAAGAAGACTGTCGGGGTGCGCATCCCTGACCACGTGGTCACTCAGGCTCTCTTGGCTGAGCTTGGGGAGCCGTTGCTCTCGACGACGTTGCTGCTCCCCGATGAGGAAGAGCCGATGACCCAGGGCTGGGAGATCAAAGAAGCCCTCGACCACGCGGTAGACGCCGTCATCGACTCCGGCGACTGCGGCACCGACCCCACCACCGTCATCGACTTCTCCGAAGACGTCCCCGAGGTCGTCCGAATCGGCGCCGGCGACCCCACCCCCTTCGAGTAA
- a CDS encoding penicillin-insensitive murein endopeptidase, whose product MLWLRRFGQVVAGLLLVGVMPAPADAYANAFFPTQSSGNRGADVTAIQYLLQHHGQSAPADGVFGASTVTAVKAFQAAKGLGSDGIVGPQTWGALAPLIRPGNTGPAVRALQVELNAKRRLSLAVDGVYSQAVKDAVTAFQSHAGIGADGITGPVTWKNLTWHYDYPDFNANFCDKNPDGNTTANWATAAAIAQLEQAARSFASTSQGQVPYGDASFEHGGDIPGHGSHEVGLDIDMWPIRTDNAQCTGSRITWQSTTYDRAATRQLVQAIRAAAPGHVRFIFFNDPTLINEGLTTHEANHDNHLHVRYCEKVHPNGSYAC is encoded by the coding sequence ATGTTGTGGTTGCGGCGGTTCGGGCAGGTGGTGGCGGGGTTGTTGCTGGTGGGGGTGATGCCGGCGCCCGCGGATGCCTATGCGAACGCGTTCTTCCCGACGCAGAGCAGCGGTAATCGCGGCGCGGACGTGACCGCCATCCAGTACCTCCTCCAGCACCACGGTCAATCAGCACCAGCAGACGGCGTATTCGGCGCATCGACGGTGACCGCCGTAAAGGCGTTCCAAGCGGCGAAAGGTCTAGGCTCCGACGGCATCGTCGGCCCGCAAACCTGGGGCGCTCTCGCTCCCTTGATCCGCCCAGGCAACACCGGCCCAGCCGTTCGAGCATTACAAGTCGAGCTGAACGCGAAGCGGCGGCTGAGCCTCGCGGTCGACGGCGTTTACAGCCAGGCCGTGAAGGATGCCGTCACCGCCTTCCAATCCCACGCGGGCATCGGCGCTGACGGCATCACCGGCCCGGTCACCTGGAAGAACCTGACCTGGCACTACGACTACCCGGACTTCAACGCGAACTTCTGCGACAAGAACCCCGACGGCAACACCACCGCCAACTGGGCAACGGCTGCCGCGATCGCCCAGCTCGAACAAGCGGCACGCTCATTCGCGTCGACCAGCCAAGGCCAGGTGCCGTACGGCGACGCCTCGTTCGAACACGGCGGCGACATCCCCGGTCACGGTAGTCACGAGGTCGGGCTCGACATCGACATGTGGCCGATCCGCACCGACAACGCGCAGTGCACCGGTAGCCGGATCACCTGGCAGAGCACGACGTACGACCGAGCCGCGACCCGCCAACTCGTCCAGGCCATCCGGGCCGCCGCACCCGGGCACGTCCGGTTCATCTTCTTCAACGATCCGACCCTGATCAACGAGGGTCTGACCACGCACGAGGCGAACCACGACAACCACCTGCACGTCCGCTACTGCGAAAAGGTGCACCCGAACGGCTCCTACGCCTGCTGA
- a CDS encoding nitroreductase family protein — MNPDELLTTTRTVRKRLDLDKPVPLELIRECLEIALQAPSGSNRQTWHWVVVVDADKRAAIGEFYRRAVADYLDSPGAAGRLYADDPNRAQVQRRVGDSVAYLGDRMGDVPVLVIPCLQAKSLAEGNQAGLWGSILPAAWNYCLAARARGLGTAWTTLHLRYEREISELLELPQGLRQAALIPTAYSIGTSFKPAKRQPLDEVLTVI, encoded by the coding sequence ATGAATCCAGACGAGCTGCTCACCACCACCCGCACGGTTCGCAAGCGCCTTGACCTCGACAAGCCGGTGCCGCTGGAGCTGATCCGCGAGTGCCTGGAGATCGCGCTCCAGGCGCCGTCCGGCTCCAACCGTCAAACCTGGCATTGGGTCGTCGTGGTGGACGCGGACAAGCGCGCGGCGATTGGGGAGTTCTACCGCCGGGCCGTCGCCGACTACCTGGACTCACCAGGTGCGGCTGGCCGGTTGTACGCCGATGACCCCAACCGGGCGCAGGTGCAACGCCGGGTCGGGGACAGCGTGGCGTATCTCGGCGACCGGATGGGCGACGTACCCGTCCTGGTCATCCCGTGCCTGCAGGCCAAATCCCTTGCCGAGGGCAACCAGGCCGGCCTTTGGGGCTCGATCCTCCCGGCCGCCTGGAACTACTGCCTGGCAGCACGGGCGCGCGGTCTTGGCACGGCTTGGACGACGTTGCACCTTCGCTACGAGCGGGAGATCTCGGAGCTGCTCGAGCTGCCGCAGGGTCTTCGCCAAGCGGCGTTGATCCCCACGGCCTACTCGATCGGTACGTCGTTCAAGCCGGCCAAACGTCAACCGCTGGACGAGGTGCTGACCGTCATCTGA
- a CDS encoding DUF4397 domain-containing protein encodes MRRPVILSVLAVTACLVPAAILPGATAASTGLVYVVQGLPGRTVDISVDGRTVARGVAPATMVGPFRLTSGERRITAKAGATTVLDRRIRVLTGGSQDTVLHLPAAPTGAPVVTSYANKSTAVTADKALLRVAHTAAVGPADIRVNGQVLFANVANGESLELVVPAGTYRVEIVPAGATSPRVLGPLSLTVKGGSLNRVFAVGVPAAKTMTVVVGVLTLPRTGSVKPDRVDTGTGGQAALR; translated from the coding sequence ATGCGCCGTCCGGTAATCCTGAGTGTGCTCGCGGTGACAGCCTGTTTGGTGCCGGCCGCGATCCTGCCCGGTGCGACAGCCGCCTCGACTGGGCTGGTGTACGTCGTCCAGGGGCTGCCCGGGCGGACGGTCGACATCTCGGTGGACGGCCGGACCGTGGCTCGCGGGGTGGCACCGGCGACCATGGTCGGCCCGTTCCGGCTGACCTCGGGGGAGCGCCGGATCACGGCGAAAGCCGGCGCCACCACGGTGCTCGATCGGCGTATCCGGGTGTTGACGGGAGGTAGTCAGGACACCGTCCTGCATCTGCCGGCCGCCCCGACCGGCGCGCCGGTCGTCACCTCGTACGCCAACAAGTCGACCGCGGTGACGGCGGACAAGGCATTGCTGCGGGTGGCACACACGGCCGCGGTCGGTCCGGCCGATATCCGGGTGAACGGCCAGGTGCTGTTCGCGAATGTGGCCAATGGTGAATCCCTAGAACTGGTCGTTCCGGCTGGTACTTACCGGGTCGAAATCGTTCCGGCCGGTGCCACTTCGCCCAGAGTTCTCGGTCCTTTATCACTGACCGTGAAAGGCGGTTCGCTAAACCGGGTATTCGCGGTCGGTGTACCGGCGGCGAAGACGATGACCGTGGTGGTCGGTGTGCTCACACTGCCGCGCACCGGTTCGGTCAAGCCTGATCGCGTGGACACCGGCACCGGCGGGCAAGCCGCTCTCCGATGA
- a CDS encoding MFS transporter — translation MTTTRRPSAGAILLVLAAGTAAFAMLQSLITPVLATIQSELNTTQSTVTWVLTANLLSAAIFTPIIGRIGDSIGKKRALVIVLLALVAGSLIAALATSIGVLIAARVVQGAAGAVFPLAYGIIRDEFPAARVASGVGAISAIIAASGGLGIVLAGPIVTGLGYSWLFWIPMILAILATAAAYLFVPESPVRQPGRINWLAAGLLASWLVLLLLGVSRAPVWGWTSTQVVALIAGAAVLLVAWIATELRSRTPLIDMRMMRLPTLWTTNLAALLFGAGQFAMFAFLPQFVQTPTYAGYGFGSSVTAAGPLILPMLITMFVGGMASGRLEPIFGSKAQLAGGSALSVVAFAGLAFFHDERWQIGVATGVFELGIGLAVSAMTNLIVTGVPSSQTGAATGMNANFRTIGGALGTAVVGSVITSNLQGNGVPAETGYATGFGVLSVISIAAVAAALLVPSVRQRNSATAASKAESRSAANSSSVKTGVRT, via the coding sequence ATGACCACCACGCGGCGCCCGTCCGCGGGCGCGATCCTCCTCGTCCTCGCGGCGGGCACCGCGGCGTTCGCGATGCTGCAGTCGCTCATCACCCCGGTGCTGGCCACCATCCAGTCAGAGCTGAACACGACGCAAAGCACAGTCACCTGGGTCCTGACCGCCAACCTGCTCTCCGCGGCGATCTTCACCCCGATCATCGGCCGCATAGGCGACTCGATCGGCAAGAAACGCGCCCTGGTGATCGTCCTACTCGCCCTAGTAGCCGGATCCCTTATCGCCGCCCTGGCCACCAGCATCGGCGTACTCATCGCCGCCCGAGTCGTCCAAGGCGCGGCGGGCGCGGTCTTCCCCTTGGCGTACGGCATCATCCGGGACGAATTCCCAGCGGCCCGGGTCGCGTCCGGCGTCGGCGCGATCTCGGCGATCATCGCGGCCAGTGGTGGCCTCGGCATCGTGCTGGCCGGGCCGATCGTCACCGGTCTGGGCTACTCCTGGCTGTTCTGGATCCCGATGATCCTCGCGATTCTCGCGACCGCCGCGGCCTACCTGTTCGTGCCCGAGTCGCCCGTACGTCAACCCGGCCGGATCAACTGGCTCGCGGCGGGCCTACTCGCGTCCTGGCTGGTCCTGCTGCTGCTCGGGGTCAGCCGCGCGCCGGTCTGGGGCTGGACGTCGACGCAAGTAGTCGCGCTGATCGCCGGCGCCGCCGTACTGCTCGTCGCCTGGATCGCCACCGAGCTGCGATCACGAACGCCGTTGATCGACATGCGGATGATGCGCCTGCCAACCCTGTGGACGACCAACCTGGCCGCTTTGCTCTTCGGTGCCGGCCAGTTCGCGATGTTCGCGTTCCTGCCGCAGTTCGTGCAGACACCGACGTACGCCGGTTACGGGTTCGGGTCGTCAGTCACGGCGGCGGGCCCGCTGATCCTTCCGATGCTGATCACGATGTTCGTCGGCGGAATGGCGAGCGGCCGGCTCGAACCCATCTTCGGCTCAAAGGCCCAACTGGCCGGCGGATCGGCCTTGAGCGTGGTGGCCTTTGCCGGTCTGGCGTTCTTTCACGATGAACGCTGGCAGATCGGCGTAGCGACCGGCGTCTTCGAGCTCGGTATCGGCCTGGCCGTCTCCGCGATGACCAACCTGATCGTCACCGGCGTACCGTCGTCGCAAACCGGCGCGGCCACTGGGATGAACGCCAACTTCCGGACCATCGGCGGCGCACTCGGCACCGCCGTGGTCGGTTCAGTCATCACCAGCAACCTGCAGGGCAACGGCGTTCCGGCCGAGACGGGCTACGCCACCGGTTTCGGTGTCCTGAGCGTCATCTCGATCGCCGCGGTCGCCGCCGCCTTGCTCGTACCCTCAGTCCGTCAACGCAATAGCGCCACGGCCGCGTCGAAGGCGGAGTCGCGATCGGCGGCGAACTCCTCGTCGGTGAAGACGGGCGTCCGGACGTGA
- a CDS encoding glycoside hydrolase domain-containing protein, producing the protein MRILRLVLPGLLLLGLTPAPAEAAPPPVWVQNASDRLFVSSVRPNNAPTAIDLYAARNETEAAQIAVRPGASISGVFVDATALTGPGGATIPAANVTVRREYNHPNVWTPGGVQPETPSGANTPRYDALVENSATTLAANVTQPYHYSVHVPTGQAPGVYTGTATVRSSAGDVAVPVRVTVYDTTLPKTDQATFKVNNWTTSAGWDYDGTVKAIPMQYGVQMYDANWWKVIENIAKNHAKHRNNVVHADFQALLIPNTTIDAAGNYTFGWETFDRFIEIYQNAGALQWIHTPHLLNGRHEVNGTWVNPKLEMLKKVDGTVQRVLVDPHTTEATAYLDKLFAALKVHLDAKGLTDKFYMSANDESRYVEDSNAANWLYDVYRRHFPKPLLNEAELAVLNPTARTTAHTPKMDLYEEQVGLYQRKRLAGEELWLYNCIEPQGPYMNRFTSQHLSKTRSTFMLAWKTGAVGYLHWGWNYWFQNVGGPYIQFDTFNGSQNGDHFLVRPNRAAYDVYDSLRSEAQLDGIEDYELLTQLARTKPVAARAIANSLISSSISYELSGEAFNQAHRQILDALAAGGPDQAYPYTDDFGAGRDSWRHSRGDWSASGGVLNQTNNTNWNFVAGLEGRAYGDVAASVDLKINGVNSNGGNTNWAGMMVRNLNINDLDSGYLIAQRNNGEVFVYRSGERLASAQVPGYTPGQFSKLRVVARGNTITVYGGNNPAPVLTVSDSSFSAGGFGLVTGGASASFDNVRLNPETNPAEARPVTVSSTYDGDGWNPRAAVDGRRTSEAGAAGWTSAAATSATDAQSIQVDLGSVRPASRVDLYPRSDGANAGRGFPIDFTIEVSADGSSWSTVADKQGYPRPTATLQAFPFVDRPVRFVKVTGKRLDTDNFGTYRMQLAELEVAGGNLAAGRPVTTSSSVEYTNEGWLRSNATDGVRQSLLWNSMGWSSDAVAAGTPQSLRVDLGGPSMVGRVDLYARSDGANTGGGFPIDFTIELSSDGVSWTMVATVVGQPLPGANALSRTWSPTTARYVRITGTNLRPDGPSGHRMQLAEVEVR; encoded by the coding sequence ATGCGAATTCTGCGGTTGGTCCTACCTGGTCTCCTCCTCCTCGGCCTGACTCCCGCTCCGGCGGAGGCGGCACCACCACCGGTCTGGGTGCAGAACGCATCCGACCGACTCTTCGTCTCGTCGGTCCGGCCGAACAACGCGCCGACCGCGATCGACCTGTATGCCGCCAGGAACGAGACCGAGGCGGCCCAGATCGCCGTACGGCCTGGCGCCTCGATCTCCGGCGTCTTCGTCGACGCGACGGCGCTGACCGGCCCGGGTGGCGCGACGATTCCCGCGGCGAACGTGACGGTTCGGCGCGAGTACAACCATCCGAACGTCTGGACTCCTGGCGGCGTACAGCCCGAAACACCTTCGGGCGCCAACACCCCGCGGTACGACGCGCTGGTGGAGAACTCGGCGACAACGCTCGCCGCCAACGTCACCCAGCCGTACCACTACAGCGTTCACGTGCCGACCGGTCAGGCGCCGGGCGTCTACACCGGCACCGCCACCGTTCGCAGCAGCGCGGGCGATGTCGCCGTACCCGTGCGGGTCACGGTGTACGACACGACTCTGCCGAAGACGGACCAGGCGACGTTCAAGGTGAACAACTGGACCACCTCCGCGGGCTGGGACTACGACGGCACGGTGAAGGCGATCCCGATGCAGTACGGCGTGCAGATGTACGACGCGAACTGGTGGAAGGTGATCGAGAACATCGCCAAGAACCACGCCAAGCACCGCAACAACGTCGTGCACGCGGACTTCCAGGCGCTACTGATCCCGAACACCACGATCGATGCCGCAGGCAACTACACGTTCGGCTGGGAAACGTTCGACAGGTTCATCGAGATCTACCAGAACGCCGGCGCACTGCAGTGGATCCACACGCCGCACCTGCTGAACGGCCGGCATGAGGTCAACGGGACTTGGGTCAACCCGAAGCTCGAGATGCTGAAGAAGGTCGACGGAACCGTGCAGCGGGTGCTGGTCGATCCGCACACCACGGAGGCGACCGCGTACCTGGACAAGCTCTTCGCCGCGCTCAAGGTGCACCTCGATGCCAAGGGCCTGACCGACAAGTTCTACATGAGCGCGAACGACGAGTCGCGCTACGTCGAGGACTCGAACGCGGCCAACTGGCTCTACGACGTCTACCGCCGGCACTTCCCGAAGCCGCTGCTCAACGAGGCCGAGCTGGCTGTCCTCAACCCGACGGCCAGGACCACGGCGCACACGCCGAAAATGGATCTCTACGAGGAGCAGGTCGGCCTCTACCAGCGCAAGCGTCTGGCCGGCGAGGAGCTCTGGCTCTACAACTGCATCGAGCCGCAAGGCCCGTACATGAATCGCTTCACCAGCCAGCACCTGAGCAAGACGCGATCGACCTTCATGCTGGCGTGGAAGACCGGCGCGGTCGGCTACCTGCACTGGGGCTGGAACTACTGGTTCCAGAACGTCGGCGGGCCGTACATCCAGTTCGACACCTTCAACGGCTCGCAGAACGGCGACCACTTCCTGGTCCGGCCGAACCGCGCGGCGTACGACGTGTACGACAGCCTGCGCAGTGAGGCACAGCTCGACGGTATCGAGGACTACGAGCTGCTGACACAATTGGCCCGCACCAAGCCGGTGGCCGCGCGGGCGATCGCGAACAGCCTGATCAGCAGCTCGATCTCGTACGAGCTATCCGGCGAGGCCTTCAACCAGGCACACCGCCAGATCCTCGACGCGCTCGCGGCCGGCGGTCCGGACCAGGCGTATCCCTACACGGACGACTTCGGCGCGGGACGCGACTCGTGGCGGCACTCGCGCGGCGACTGGTCCGCGAGTGGCGGCGTACTGAACCAGACGAACAACACCAACTGGAACTTCGTCGCCGGTCTGGAAGGACGCGCGTACGGCGATGTGGCCGCAAGCGTCGACCTGAAGATCAACGGCGTCAACAGCAACGGCGGTAACACCAACTGGGCCGGCATGATGGTGCGAAACCTCAACATCAACGATCTGGACAGCGGCTATCTCATTGCCCAGCGCAACAATGGCGAGGTCTTCGTCTATCGCAGTGGCGAGCGGCTTGCGTCGGCGCAGGTGCCGGGCTACACGCCTGGCCAGTTCAGCAAGTTGCGAGTCGTTGCTCGCGGCAACACCATCACCGTGTACGGCGGCAACAACCCGGCACCGGTATTGACCGTCTCCGACTCGTCCTTCAGCGCTGGCGGGTTCGGGCTGGTGACGGGTGGCGCCAGCGCCTCGTTCGACAACGTACGCCTCAACCCCGAGACGAACCCGGCCGAGGCGCGCCCCGTCACGGTCAGCTCGACGTACGACGGTGACGGCTGGAATCCCCGCGCCGCGGTGGACGGCCGCCGTACGTCGGAGGCGGGCGCGGCGGGCTGGACCAGCGCGGCCGCGACGAGTGCGACCGACGCGCAGTCGATCCAGGTCGACCTCGGTTCGGTCCGGCCGGCGAGCCGAGTGGACCTCTATCCGCGATCGGACGGCGCGAACGCGGGCCGGGGGTTCCCGATCGACTTCACCATCGAGGTGTCGGCCGACGGCTCGAGTTGGTCGACCGTGGCGGACAAGCAGGGTTATCCGCGACCGACGGCGACCTTGCAGGCGTTCCCGTTCGTGGATCGGCCGGTTCGGTTCGTGAAGGTGACCGGGAAACGGCTCGATACCGACAACTTCGGCACTTACCGGATGCAGTTGGCGGAGCTGGAAGTTGCTGGGGGCAACCTTGCGGCCGGACGACCGGTGACGACGTCGAGCTCGGTGGAGTACACGAACGAGGGCTGGTTGCGGTCGAACGCGACCGACGGTGTGCGGCAGTCCTTGCTGTGGAACTCGATGGGCTGGAGCAGTGACGCCGTCGCCGCTGGAACGCCGCAATCGTTGCGGGTCGATCTCGGTGGACCGAGCATGGTCGGCCGGGTCGATCTCTACGCCCGTAGCGACGGCGCCAACACCGGCGGCGGATTCCCGATCGACTTCACGATCGAGCTCTCGTCCGATGGGGTTTCTTGGACGATGGTTGCCACGGTGGTTGGCCAACCGTTGCCTGGGGCAAATGCGTTGAGCCGGACGTGGTCACCGACGACCGCTCGTTATGTGCGGATCACCGGCACCAACCTGAGGCCCGACGGCCCGAGTGGTCATCGGATGCAGTTAGCCGAGGTCGAGGTCAGATGA
- a CDS encoding Dabb family protein — translation MIYHSIRVQMKADAPQEQVDAALEQLRKMGREIPAVQSWAVGRDIGGDFDYGAQFVLKDLDGYLEYMHSPIHRKVDEIGLPIVENMISTDLTDDDDPAIGDKIREIHVKRFEGDPELLTLVEGLDSYSGSGVPGTTGK, via the coding sequence ATGATCTACCACAGCATCCGAGTCCAGATGAAGGCCGATGCTCCCCAGGAGCAGGTCGATGCCGCCCTCGAGCAGCTGCGCAAGATGGGCCGCGAGATCCCGGCCGTGCAGAGCTGGGCGGTCGGCCGCGACATCGGCGGCGACTTCGACTACGGCGCGCAATTCGTCCTGAAGGACCTCGACGGCTACCTCGAGTACATGCACTCCCCGATCCACCGCAAGGTCGACGAAATCGGCCTCCCGATCGTCGAGAACATGATCTCGACCGACCTGACCGATGACGACGACCCGGCGATCGGCGACAAGATCCGCGAGATCCACGTCAAGCGGTTCGAGGGCGATCCGGAGCTGCTGACCCTGGTCGAGGGCCTCGACTCCTACTCCGGCAGCGGCGTCCCGGGAACGACCGGGAAATGA
- a CDS encoding class F sortase has translation MTSVHTGLAVLLLAGSALTGCADPAMQPAPSPKAEPGRAPVSAEVVPTARVGTPAASQRFRFIPAQLVLPGGATAPVQPASTTDGLLVVPEDVRAVGWWDGGAQAGDPFGSVVLAGHVDSATEGLGFFVRLLRVRPGERVVLRGGGRSATYRVSSVKSVPKDALATTSGAFSQTDAHRLVLITCTGAFNRARGGYANNLVVTAIPVP, from the coding sequence ATGACCTCAGTCCACACCGGGCTCGCGGTACTGCTGCTGGCCGGTTCGGCGCTCACGGGTTGCGCCGACCCGGCCATGCAGCCTGCGCCTTCGCCTAAGGCTGAGCCCGGGCGAGCGCCGGTGAGCGCTGAGGTGGTGCCGACAGCGCGAGTGGGAACGCCCGCTGCGAGCCAACGCTTCCGGTTCATCCCGGCCCAACTGGTTCTGCCCGGCGGGGCTACTGCGCCGGTCCAGCCCGCCAGTACGACGGACGGGCTGCTCGTCGTGCCGGAGGACGTCCGGGCCGTCGGGTGGTGGGATGGCGGGGCGCAGGCGGGAGACCCGTTCGGCTCGGTAGTGCTTGCTGGGCACGTCGACTCGGCTACAGAGGGCCTCGGGTTCTTCGTCCGCCTGCTACGCGTTCGGCCGGGAGAGCGAGTGGTGCTTCGCGGTGGCGGCCGTAGCGCGACGTACCGGGTGAGTTCGGTGAAGTCCGTGCCGAAGGATGCCTTGGCTACGACGAGTGGGGCTTTCTCGCAGACGGACGCCCATCGTCTGGTGCTCATCACCTGTACTGGCGCCTTCAACCGGGCTCGTGGAGGTTATGCGAACAACCTGGTGGTCACGGCAATCCCGGTGCCCTGA